One segment of Desulfosudis oleivorans Hxd3 DNA contains the following:
- a CDS encoding methyl-accepting chemotaxis protein yields the protein MTHKPGLYIINYNKSKFLSSPTGGLLRENINSQGAAVMNPNDILKQFKKYGAYGQLTSIGFFVLVFSFAYPLNRDRELLWFLIAFSLSAFIIIYVYFVYWINTKLFRLINTITEKGVLEKLAHNFRITGNRIFSIQIGALVMIYVPVISFMYFYLGYKNLYYHFYVFFISLFIILFLGYFTRNLYYFRTYPIGRFGIPVPVQRLRSKVVSLVLPIILLVNVVISIIVYNLYLPVIKAEIDDNVFMFIKYEATALASLEDMRGYAPAYCAKEGCTLLVTEKNGDIVYAYPDKGMTGKNISTVVERSERHGYFKESTLESLTSSRGRETQKFEGILESEVSVYYAAQLPGGDRQMLAVFPEHILYNNIYRSIFFVTLSLFLLNLTLWVIINRRLRVVSRAIDNVMPAITKATKGDLTQTITVVKSRDVLEDFARQFSAHINNIKEFMIDVIKSAEVLSSASIDVNRTAQLIKSGADEQALSAEKITAALEEIREAVARNSENAKNTDEIAKMSAVSAEAGGASVEKTVASMKEITDKTVLIKDISYKTNLLALNAAIEAARAGEYGRGFAVVAGEVRKLAEKSASVSKEISELSQSALGVSEESGVLLKELVPKSRETAELVREIFKMSVDQSTGVAQIGTDMELLKEIAQRNADVSGEMASISDTFKDQAAILKERITRYKV from the coding sequence TTGACACACAAGCCCGGTCTCTATATAATTAATTACAATAAAAGCAAATTCTTATCGTCACCAACAGGCGGGCTTTTACGGGAGAACATCAACAGCCAAGGAGCAGCGGTAATGAACCCTAATGACATCCTGAAGCAGTTTAAAAAATACGGGGCATACGGCCAGTTGACGTCCATCGGTTTTTTTGTACTGGTATTCTCTTTCGCCTATCCACTCAACAGGGACCGGGAGCTTTTATGGTTTCTGATCGCCTTCAGCCTTTCGGCGTTTATTATTATATATGTTTATTTTGTCTACTGGATCAACACCAAGCTGTTCCGTTTAATAAATACGATCACTGAAAAGGGGGTGCTGGAAAAACTGGCTCACAACTTCAGGATCACCGGAAACAGAATTTTTTCCATACAGATCGGAGCACTGGTGATGATTTATGTGCCGGTGATATCCTTCATGTATTTTTACCTCGGGTACAAAAATCTTTATTACCATTTTTATGTGTTTTTTATCAGCCTGTTTATCATTTTATTTCTCGGATACTTTACGAGGAACCTTTATTATTTCAGAACATATCCGATCGGCAGATTCGGTATACCGGTCCCTGTCCAGCGACTCAGGAGCAAGGTCGTCAGCCTGGTCCTCCCCATCATATTGCTTGTCAATGTAGTGATTTCAATTATTGTTTACAACCTTTACCTTCCGGTCATCAAGGCTGAAATTGACGATAACGTATTCATGTTTATAAAATATGAAGCGACCGCGCTGGCGTCCCTTGAGGATATGCGGGGTTACGCGCCCGCGTATTGCGCTAAAGAGGGATGCACCCTTCTTGTCACAGAAAAAAATGGAGATATTGTTTACGCTTATCCGGATAAAGGCATGACGGGAAAAAACATCTCCACCGTGGTGGAGAGAAGCGAGCGTCACGGGTATTTCAAGGAATCAACGCTTGAATCTCTTACGTCTTCACGCGGGCGTGAAACACAAAAGTTCGAAGGTATTTTGGAGTCGGAGGTCTCCGTGTATTATGCGGCGCAACTGCCCGGGGGCGATAGGCAAATGCTTGCCGTTTTCCCTGAACATATTTTATACAACAACATTTACAGGAGCATATTTTTTGTCACACTCTCGCTTTTCCTGCTCAATCTGACGCTCTGGGTTATCATAAACAGGCGGCTCAGGGTGGTCTCCAGGGCCATTGATAACGTCATGCCGGCCATAACAAAAGCAACAAAAGGCGATCTCACGCAGACGATAACGGTGGTTAAATCAAGGGATGTATTGGAGGATTTCGCCAGGCAGTTCTCTGCCCACATTAACAATATAAAGGAGTTTATGATCGACGTAATAAAGAGCGCCGAAGTATTGAGCAGCGCCTCAATCGATGTCAACAGAACGGCGCAGTTGATAAAAAGCGGGGCCGATGAACAGGCCCTGAGCGCCGAAAAGATCACGGCCGCACTTGAAGAGATACGGGAGGCGGTGGCGCGCAACTCGGAAAACGCGAAAAACACGGACGAAATCGCGAAAATGTCCGCGGTAAGCGCCGAAGCCGGAGGCGCCTCTGTTGAAAAAACCGTTGCTTCGATGAAGGAGATAACAGACAAAACCGTGCTCATTAAAGATATTTCGTATAAAACAAACCTTCTGGCCTTAAACGCGGCCATTGAAGCGGCAAGGGCCGGAGAGTACGGCAGGGGGTTCGCCGTGGTTGCCGGCGAGGTGAGGAAACTTGCGGAAAAAAGCGCCTCGGTATCCAAGGAAATAAGCGAACTTTCACAGTCCGCCCTGGGCGTATCAGAGGAGTCGGGCGTGCTTCTTAAAGAGCTTGTGCCAAAAAGCAGGGAGACGGCTGAGCTCGTCCGTGAAATTTTTAAGATGTCTGTAGATCAAAGCACCGGTGTTGCTCAAATAGGCACCGACATGGAGCTTCTAAAAGAGATCGCTCAGAGAAACGCTGACGTATCGGGTGAAATGGCAAGCATATCCGATACCTTTAAAGACCAGGCGGCGATTCTCAAAGAGAGAATAACGCGCTATAAAGTCTGA
- a CDS encoding adenylate/guanylate cyclase domain-containing protein, translated as MGGGLELMGSGAIGWGIDVEGRPMRHCPWPVTGEGRYREPSPKEIESVYGISGRAVAATLRYFEACGGDTPALVEKLNRHAPKGPYPASPVDLLDDSRWYTNEYYFYLQMFCKKAVGRYDWHVGEDGHDQLPVYHKIWEKGFLDHLPYGGPDRDSTFSMLCAIFKGYGARGVNFSDLYEWADLLCRHQGAVSFRDEIVKMPNTWLSSEFWYYLIEFVKIVTNENSVFAIVEACFDYYDLEGFSFAPDGMLMHVLQYMLNKSTRAYHVEIDHDRRRHRARFRLSRHPAWDPAKTGPYYAACTLSGDQAILAAYRLVVQKFFRLDLPPRISGVSGMGTGEVAFTLQWDRRVVSVPFLQLLGANALMVAVYLGAGALAGVSAPFLFLAGVFAVNFTIALFRVYRHYANRIAILKDHLERVLADSRERVEQAQTMSAELLEEKKQLVAERDETARRLRITEVYTRKSLVEMIAAGNDPTRIPPQDREIGVLFADIREFTRLSENRDPIRIVELLNDFFDRMNRCIIGENGEIDKLIGDGIMALFNDPDACLRAAVSMCRELRTFNGSGPFSGDRALSIGIGINWGHVVAGNIGSQSKMDYTVIGDIVNAASRLEALTRHYGVPLIISEEFRKRLCGNYAVAFLDMVQVKGKKAPVAIYEVYDHLGPDAVACKQEVAGDLERAFALYRRGAFDEAEAIYGRVRGQVAVTANPCLDDTLATLDFYIRRCRDLGRRRDEQVLSEWDGVFHFAIK; from the coding sequence ATGGGAGGGGGTTTAGAACTCATGGGCTCCGGCGCCATCGGATGGGGCATAGACGTGGAGGGGCGGCCCATGCGCCACTGTCCCTGGCCTGTAACCGGGGAGGGCCGTTATCGTGAACCGTCACCAAAGGAGATCGAATCGGTTTACGGCATTTCCGGCCGGGCCGTGGCCGCGACCCTGCGCTATTTTGAGGCGTGCGGCGGCGACACGCCGGCCCTGGTGGAAAAGCTGAACCGGCATGCCCCGAAAGGCCCTTACCCGGCCTCACCGGTCGATCTTCTTGATGACTCCCGCTGGTACACCAACGAGTACTATTTTTACCTTCAGATGTTCTGCAAAAAGGCCGTGGGCCGTTACGACTGGCACGTGGGAGAGGACGGTCATGACCAGCTTCCGGTTTATCACAAGATATGGGAAAAGGGCTTTCTGGACCATCTTCCCTACGGCGGCCCGGACCGGGACTCCACCTTCAGCATGCTCTGCGCCATATTCAAGGGGTACGGCGCCAGGGGCGTGAATTTTAGTGACCTGTACGAGTGGGCCGACCTGTTGTGCCGGCACCAGGGCGCCGTGAGTTTCAGGGACGAGATCGTCAAGATGCCAAACACCTGGCTCTCGTCGGAGTTCTGGTACTACCTGATCGAGTTTGTCAAGATCGTCACCAACGAGAACAGCGTGTTTGCCATTGTGGAAGCCTGTTTCGATTATTACGACCTGGAGGGGTTCTCCTTTGCGCCGGACGGCATGCTGATGCACGTGCTCCAATACATGCTCAACAAGTCCACCCGGGCCTACCACGTGGAGATTGATCACGATCGGCGCCGGCACCGGGCACGGTTTCGCCTCTCCCGCCACCCGGCATGGGACCCGGCAAAGACCGGTCCGTACTATGCCGCCTGTACCCTGAGCGGGGACCAGGCCATTCTGGCCGCCTACCGCCTGGTGGTGCAGAAGTTTTTCCGGCTGGACCTGCCGCCCCGGATTTCCGGTGTTTCGGGCATGGGCACCGGCGAGGTGGCGTTTACTCTTCAGTGGGACCGGCGGGTGGTGTCGGTTCCCTTTCTGCAGTTGTTGGGGGCCAACGCGCTCATGGTGGCGGTTTACCTGGGGGCCGGTGCACTGGCGGGTGTCAGTGCCCCTTTTCTGTTTCTGGCGGGGGTGTTTGCCGTAAATTTTACCATCGCGCTTTTTCGGGTTTATCGTCATTATGCCAACCGCATCGCTATTTTGAAGGACCACCTGGAGCGGGTCCTGGCCGACAGCCGGGAACGGGTGGAGCAGGCCCAGACCATGAGCGCCGAGCTGCTGGAGGAGAAAAAACAGCTGGTGGCCGAGCGCGACGAAACGGCCCGCCGGCTGCGCATCACCGAGGTGTATACCCGTAAATCCCTGGTGGAGATGATCGCCGCCGGCAATGATCCCACCCGTATTCCGCCGCAGGACCGGGAGATAGGCGTCCTGTTTGCTGATATTCGGGAGTTTACCCGGCTGTCTGAAAACCGGGATCCCATACGGATCGTGGAGCTGCTTAACGATTTTTTTGATCGCATGAACCGGTGCATCATTGGTGAAAACGGCGAGATCGACAAGCTTATCGGCGACGGCATCATGGCCCTGTTTAACGATCCGGACGCCTGCCTGCGGGCCGCGGTTTCCATGTGCCGGGAGCTTCGGACTTTCAACGGTTCCGGCCCTTTTTCAGGCGACCGGGCCTTGTCCATCGGCATCGGCATTAATTGGGGCCATGTGGTGGCCGGCAACATCGGCTCGCAAAGCAAGATGGACTACACCGTGATCGGTGACATCGTCAACGCGGCCAGCCGGCTGGAGGCCCTGACCCGCCACTACGGCGTGCCCCTGATCATTTCCGAGGAGTTCAGGAAGCGGCTTTGCGGAAACTATGCCGTGGCCTTTCTGGACATGGTCCAGGTCAAGGGTAAAAAGGCGCCGGTGGCCATCTACGAGGTCTATGATCACCTGGGCCCTGATGCCGTGGCCTGCAAACAAGAGGTTGCCGGGGATCTGGAGCGCGCCTTTGCCCTGTATCGCCGGGGCGCCTTTGACGAGGCCGAAGCGATTTACGGTCGTGTGCGGGGGCAGGTGGCTGTTACGGCAAACCCCTGCCTGGACGACACCCTGGCCACCCTCGATTTTTATATTCGCCGCTGCCGGGACCTGGGCCGCCGCCGGGACGAACAGGTCCTTTCCGAATGGGACGGGGTATTCCATTTTGCCATCAAGTAG
- a CDS encoding dihydropteroate synthase encodes MIFVADNLHIVNPVVEQAILHRDPGPIRDLVTRCVAAGAQAIDINPGPLKKDPEAAMTFLVNTVATATDLPLLLDTTNAAALAAGLAACKNPVIINGFSLEPRKIETILPLAKRFDADIVGFLLDERSRVPVDVADCLEVAGRLLAAAEKAGVNPARLIIDPVIAPLMWENGVRHNRAVVEVIRMLPDLFGLPVRAIAGLSNLTTGPGPKEKKRTAEVAFLAMLADAGLSLALVNIFHHRTVDSGAASEHLLRSDIFSWEGV; translated from the coding sequence ATGATTTTTGTGGCCGACAACCTTCATATTGTCAACCCGGTCGTTGAACAGGCGATTTTACACCGCGACCCCGGGCCGATCCGCGATCTGGTGACCCGGTGCGTGGCAGCCGGTGCCCAGGCTATCGATATCAACCCCGGTCCCCTGAAAAAAGATCCTGAAGCGGCCATGACCTTTCTGGTGAACACGGTGGCAACGGCAACTGACCTGCCCCTGCTGCTGGACACCACCAATGCCGCGGCCCTGGCCGCCGGTCTGGCCGCCTGCAAGAACCCGGTCATCATCAACGGCTTTTCACTTGAGCCTCGGAAGATTGAAACCATCCTGCCCCTGGCAAAAAGGTTTGATGCCGACATTGTTGGATTTCTGCTGGATGAGCGCAGCCGGGTGCCGGTGGATGTTGCCGACTGCCTGGAGGTGGCCGGCCGGTTGCTGGCGGCAGCCGAAAAAGCCGGCGTGAACCCGGCCCGGCTGATCATTGACCCGGTGATAGCGCCCCTGATGTGGGAAAACGGGGTGCGGCACAACCGGGCCGTGGTTGAGGTGATTCGCATGCTGCCCGACCTGTTCGGTCTTCCGGTGCGCGCCATTGCCGGGCTTTCCAATCTCACTACCGGTCCGGGGCCGAAAGAAAAGAAGCGGACGGCAGAGGTGGCTTTTCTGGCTATGCTGGCCGACGCCGGACTCAGCCTGGCCCTGGTCAACATTTTTCATCACCGCACGGTTGATTCCGGCGCTGCAAGCGAACATCTGTTGCGGTCGGACATTTTTTCATGGGAGGGGGTTTAG
- a CDS encoding acetylpolyamine aminohydrolase, translating into MKVVFHPDFYQVYTSDPAAAKGRMEAVVKVIDPFAGFVTAEMADHNDVAAVHTEAHIDEVRRQRLYPVAMLAAGGAVQAAQIGLAEPCFALVRPPGHHASADASWGFCYFNNMAVAIASLKNRGRIDSAYVLDIDLHYGDGTVNILGDKSYVTVHNVDAMRRDAYLREVADAMDRCEADIIGISAGFDNHMEDWGGVLSTGDYFEIGKMAAGAARRNSGGCFAVLEGGYNHDVLGQNVLALIQGMAA; encoded by the coding sequence ATGAAGGTTGTTTTTCATCCCGATTTTTACCAGGTCTACACATCGGACCCGGCCGCGGCAAAGGGCCGAATGGAGGCCGTGGTCAAGGTCATCGACCCTTTTGCCGGGTTTGTGACCGCCGAGATGGCGGACCATAACGACGTGGCGGCCGTGCACACCGAAGCCCATATCGACGAGGTGAGGCGTCAGCGGCTCTATCCTGTTGCCATGCTGGCCGCGGGTGGGGCCGTGCAGGCCGCCCAAATCGGCCTGGCCGAGCCCTGCTTTGCCCTGGTCCGGCCACCGGGCCACCACGCCTCTGCCGATGCCTCCTGGGGGTTCTGCTATTTCAACAACATGGCCGTGGCCATTGCGTCTTTGAAAAACCGGGGCCGCATCGACAGTGCCTATGTGCTGGACATCGACCTTCACTACGGCGACGGCACCGTGAACATTCTGGGAGACAAGTCCTATGTCACGGTCCATAACGTGGATGCCATGCGGCGCGACGCCTATCTGCGGGAGGTGGCAGACGCCATGGACCGGTGCGAGGCCGACATTATCGGCATTTCCGCCGGGTTTGACAACCACATGGAAGACTGGGGCGGGGTCCTGTCCACCGGCGACTATTTTGAGATCGGCAAAATGGCGGCCGGCGCGGCCCGGCGAAACAGCGGCGGATGCTTTGCCGTCCTGGAGGGGGGCTACAACCACGATGTGCTGGGCCAGAACGTCCTGGCCCTGATCCAGGGCATGGCAGCATGA
- a CDS encoding class I SAM-dependent methyltransferase, with the protein MKYAGKQPMKNTGKNQWYDGYLYGWFFDPVETANRQMILDFVPEGSTVLDVGCGTGRLALELAAKCRHVTGVDLSRRMLAYCERQKNKRGVKNLDFAFGDSTRLAQDLDRSYDVAVTSLALHEMGPDERHATVRAMAAVADRLVISDHTVPQPATLPGFVIHLMEWSLGGRDIFPLYREYVVSGGILGALERCGLSPDRQRMDRHGIRHVVTASTRTDVLRDPLP; encoded by the coding sequence ATGAAATATGCGGGTAAACAGCCCATGAAAAATACCGGAAAAAACCAGTGGTACGACGGATACCTGTACGGATGGTTCTTTGATCCCGTGGAAACCGCCAACCGGCAAATGATTCTTGATTTTGTTCCGGAAGGCAGTACCGTGCTGGACGTAGGCTGCGGCACGGGCCGGCTGGCCCTGGAACTGGCCGCCAAATGCCGCCACGTGACCGGTGTTGACCTGTCCCGCCGTATGCTGGCCTATTGCGAAAGACAAAAAAACAAACGGGGCGTAAAAAATCTGGATTTTGCCTTTGGCGATTCCACCCGGCTGGCACAGGATCTTGACCGCAGTTACGACGTGGCCGTCACTTCACTGGCCCTTCACGAAATGGGGCCTGACGAACGTCACGCCACTGTCCGCGCCATGGCCGCCGTGGCCGACAGGCTGGTGATCTCCGATCACACGGTGCCCCAGCCCGCCACGCTGCCCGGGTTTGTGATACACCTGATGGAATGGTCCCTCGGCGGCCGGGACATCTTCCCCCTGTATCGGGAATACGTGGTCTCCGGCGGCATCCTGGGCGCCCTGGAACGCTGCGGTCTCTCCCCGGACCGGCAGCGCATGGACCGCCACGGCATTCGCCACGTGGTAACGGCTTCTACCAGGACCGACGTTTTACGAGACCCCCTTCCTTGA
- the ettA gene encoding energy-dependent translational throttle protein EttA: MSTEAEKIIYTMVRVNKFHQTRQVLKDISLSYFYGAKIGVLGLNGSGKSSLLRIMAGVDAEFDGQAVLSPGYTLGFLEQEPQLDPEKTVRAVVEEGMSETVALINEYNAISEKFAEPMDDDQMNQLIERQGVLQEKIDHLDAWDIDARLEMAMDALRCPAGDTPIKVLSGGEKRRVALCRLLLQKPDILLLDEPTNHLDAETVAWLERHLQDYAGTVIAVTHDRYFLDNVAGWILELDRGKGVPWKGNYSSWLEQKQTRLQQEEKTESQRQKTLQRELDWIHMSPKGRHAKSKARITAYENLLSQEHEKAAGDLEIYIPPGPRLGKVVIEAQGVSKAYGNRLLFEEMNFALPAGGIVGVIGPNGAGKTTLFKMINGAETPDTGTLRVGETVKLAYVDQDRQSLDPNKSIWEVISGGADILALGNREVNSRAYVSRFNFAGADQQKKTSMISGGERNRVHLACMLKEGGNVILLDEPTNDLDVNTMRALEEALENFGGCAVVISHDRWFLDRIATHILAFEGDSRVVWFEGNYSDYEADRKRRLGKAADQPHRIKYRPLTR; encoded by the coding sequence ATGAGCACGGAAGCCGAAAAAATCATCTACACCATGGTGCGGGTCAACAAGTTTCACCAGACCCGGCAGGTTTTAAAAGACATTTCGTTGTCCTATTTTTACGGGGCCAAGATCGGGGTCCTGGGCCTCAACGGCTCGGGCAAAAGCTCGCTTCTGCGGATCATGGCCGGGGTGGATGCCGAGTTTGACGGCCAGGCCGTGCTGTCCCCGGGGTATACCCTGGGGTTCCTGGAGCAGGAGCCGCAACTGGATCCGGAAAAAACCGTCCGGGCCGTTGTGGAGGAGGGCATGAGCGAGACCGTGGCCCTGATCAACGAGTACAACGCCATCAGCGAAAAGTTTGCCGAGCCCATGGATGACGATCAGATGAACCAGCTCATCGAACGCCAGGGTGTGCTTCAGGAAAAGATCGACCACCTGGACGCCTGGGACATCGACGCGCGCCTGGAGATGGCCATGGACGCCCTGCGCTGCCCGGCCGGCGACACGCCCATCAAGGTGCTGTCCGGCGGCGAGAAACGGCGGGTGGCCCTCTGCCGTTTGCTGCTTCAGAAACCGGACATCCTGCTGCTGGACGAGCCCACCAATCACCTGGACGCGGAAACCGTGGCCTGGCTGGAGCGGCACCTTCAGGACTATGCCGGCACGGTCATCGCCGTGACCCATGACCGCTATTTTCTGGACAACGTGGCCGGCTGGATTCTGGAGCTGGACCGGGGAAAAGGTGTTCCCTGGAAGGGCAACTACTCCTCCTGGCTGGAGCAGAAACAGACCCGCCTGCAGCAGGAGGAAAAAACCGAATCCCAGCGGCAGAAGACGTTGCAGCGGGAGCTGGACTGGATTCACATGTCGCCCAAGGGCCGGCACGCCAAGTCCAAGGCCCGCATCACCGCCTATGAGAACCTGCTCAGCCAGGAGCATGAAAAAGCGGCCGGGGACCTGGAAATCTACATTCCGCCGGGCCCGCGCCTGGGCAAGGTGGTGATCGAGGCCCAGGGGGTGAGCAAGGCCTATGGCAACCGGCTCCTGTTTGAAGAGATGAACTTTGCCCTGCCGGCGGGCGGCATCGTGGGCGTGATCGGCCCCAACGGCGCGGGCAAGACCACCCTGTTTAAAATGATCAACGGCGCGGAGACACCGGATACCGGCACCCTTCGCGTCGGTGAGACCGTGAAGCTGGCTTATGTGGACCAGGACCGCCAAAGCCTGGATCCGAATAAGTCCATCTGGGAGGTGATTTCCGGCGGGGCCGATATACTTGCCCTGGGCAACCGGGAGGTCAACTCCCGGGCCTATGTGTCCCGGTTCAACTTTGCCGGCGCCGACCAGCAGAAGAAAACATCCATGATTTCCGGCGGGGAGCGCAACCGGGTCCACCTGGCCTGTATGCTCAAAGAGGGCGGCAATGTCATCCTGCTGGATGAGCCCACCAACGACCTGGACGTGAACACCATGCGGGCACTGGAAGAGGCCCTGGAAAATTTCGGCGGCTGCGCCGTGGTGATCAGCCATGACCGCTGGTTTTTAGACCGTATCGCCACCCACATTCTGGCCTTTGAGGGGGACAGCCGGGTGGTCTGGTTTGAAGGCAACTACTCCGACTACGAGGCGGACCGCAAGCGGCGGCTGGGCAAGGCGGCGGACCAGCCCCACCGGATCAAGTACCGGCCCCTGACCCGTTAA
- a CDS encoding START domain-containing protein translates to MKHETLFEKTIHLKKECGRMRLKPVLLFLLIFSTAQFGAFADDAADNGWRTVSDENGIVVENRPLDEFKMKQLRARCEVEAPVEVIYEVMDDADSYHEWFGDCLLQRTIHRFNDYDKISYHVVDLPWPLNDRDAVSRVVTTADWEAGTVETRVDSIRSVEEAAVWGMDPETEKNGRVRMPVMDGIFTYTTTGPNTSAFTYIAIADPGIALPGWLLNAFSTTQPINTLRNLKKQVKKEIYWEKASARHGKVFSPEATE, encoded by the coding sequence ATGAAACATGAAACCCTGTTCGAAAAAACCATTCACCTGAAAAAGGAGTGCGGCCGCATGAGACTCAAACCTGTTCTGCTTTTCCTGCTGATTTTTTCAACCGCACAGTTTGGCGCTTTTGCTGATGACGCGGCGGACAACGGGTGGCGGACCGTTTCAGACGAAAACGGAATCGTTGTCGAAAACCGGCCCCTGGACGAATTTAAAATGAAGCAGCTTCGGGCCCGGTGTGAAGTCGAGGCCCCCGTGGAGGTGATCTACGAGGTGATGGACGATGCGGACAGCTACCATGAGTGGTTCGGCGACTGCCTGTTACAGAGAACCATCCACCGGTTCAATGATTATGACAAAATCAGCTACCACGTGGTGGACCTGCCCTGGCCTCTGAATGACCGGGATGCCGTGTCCAGGGTCGTCACAACGGCGGACTGGGAGGCGGGAACCGTAGAGACTCGCGTGGATTCCATTCGCAGTGTGGAAGAGGCCGCTGTCTGGGGAATGGACCCGGAGACGGAAAAAAACGGCCGCGTCAGAATGCCGGTGATGGACGGCATTTTCACCTACACCACCACCGGCCCGAACACATCAGCCTTCACCTACATCGCCATCGCGGACCCGGGCATTGCTCTGCCGGGCTGGCTGCTCAACGCCTTTTCCACCACTCAGCCCATAAACACCCTGAGAAACCTGAAAAAACAGGTCAAAAAGGAAATTTACTGGGAAAAAGCCAGTGCCCGGCACGGAAAGGTCTTTTCGCCGGAAGCGACGGAGTAA
- a CDS encoding NAD(+)/NADH kinase, translated as MKTIGLVVKTDPEAARNADELEKWLAGRGVGVVRTGSVSDDRKAPVDLGCVFVLGGDGTFLSAARWIGDAPIPLVGIKFGGVGFLSETVEDDLFSAAEKILKGEFTIAKRMRLRVTIYENGQEQARRTVLNDVVINKGALARLAHIHTFVDGYDLTTYHGDGLIVSTPTGSTAYSLAAGGPVIHPAVPGIILTPICPFTLTNRPLVVPDSVRIELRLAQSPSDIMVTLDGQEGFEMTEGHRLMIEKAAHPVHMIILPGQRYFDVLKTKLKWGGGPAGY; from the coding sequence ATGAAAACCATAGGACTGGTGGTAAAGACCGATCCCGAGGCGGCCCGCAACGCTGATGAACTGGAAAAATGGCTGGCCGGCCGGGGCGTGGGAGTGGTGCGCACGGGCAGCGTTTCAGACGACAGAAAGGCACCGGTAGACCTGGGGTGCGTGTTTGTGCTGGGGGGCGACGGCACTTTTTTGAGCGCGGCCCGGTGGATCGGGGACGCCCCCATACCGCTGGTGGGCATCAAGTTCGGCGGCGTGGGCTTTCTGTCTGAAACCGTGGAGGACGACCTCTTCTCCGCGGCTGAAAAGATTTTAAAAGGCGAGTTTACCATTGCAAAGCGCATGCGCCTGCGGGTGACCATTTATGAAAATGGCCAGGAACAGGCCCGGCGCACGGTGTTAAACGACGTGGTGATCAACAAGGGGGCCCTGGCAAGGCTGGCCCATATTCACACCTTTGTGGACGGCTACGACCTGACCACCTACCACGGCGACGGCCTGATTGTTTCCACGCCCACCGGCTCCACCGCTTATTCCCTGGCCGCCGGCGGGCCGGTGATTCACCCGGCCGTGCCCGGTATCATTTTAACTCCCATCTGTCCCTTTACCCTGACCAACCGGCCCCTGGTGGTGCCGGACTCGGTGCGCATCGAGCTGCGCCTGGCCCAGTCGCCGTCGGACATCATGGTCACCCTGGACGGCCAGGAGGGGTTTGAAATGACGGAAGGTCATCGTCTGATGATCGAAAAAGCGGCCCACCCGGTGCACATGATCATCCTGCCGGGCCAGCGTTATTTTGACGTGCTGAAAACCAAGCTCAAGTGGGGTGGGGGACCGGCGGGGTATTAA